The following proteins are encoded in a genomic region of Leptospira fainei serovar Hurstbridge str. BUT 6:
- a CDS encoding histidine phosphatase family protein, giving the protein MNPKDSISLFVFRHAETDWNAEGRLQGQLNTSLSTKGRNQIKSIFDKLRYYEIDILYSSDLLRALQTASPLASELEIPLFFDSRLREVNLGAAQGMLISEIDDKFGKDTWSNWKSSESRWETLNFPDGERKKDVDRRIYSFLRDLFRTQNRNRIAICTHGYWIYRMFYLLESRSEENILNCEVHKILINKENFLKLES; this is encoded by the coding sequence TTGAACCCGAAAGATTCGATTTCTCTTTTTGTATTTCGGCACGCCGAAACTGACTGGAATGCGGAAGGTAGGCTTCAAGGCCAACTGAACACTTCTTTATCCACTAAAGGTCGAAACCAAATTAAATCCATTTTTGATAAATTAAGATATTACGAAATAGATATTTTATACAGTAGCGACTTATTGCGCGCTCTACAAACCGCGTCCCCTTTGGCTTCCGAATTAGAAATTCCCTTATTTTTCGATTCTCGTCTGCGAGAGGTCAATCTTGGCGCAGCGCAAGGGATGTTGATTTCCGAAATCGACGATAAATTCGGAAAGGATACCTGGTCGAATTGGAAAAGTTCGGAATCCAGATGGGAAACGCTAAATTTTCCCGACGGTGAACGAAAGAAAGACGTAGATCGGCGCATTTATTCATTTTTACGGGATTTATTCCGAACGCAAAATCGAAACCGAATTGCAATATGCACGCACGGATATTGGATTTATAGAATGTTCTATCTTTTGGAATCAAGATCGGAAGAAAATATTTTGAATTGCGAAGTTCACAAGATCCTTATCAACAAAGAGAATTTTCTAAAGCTCGAGTCATAA